The following coding sequences lie in one Micromonospora sp. R77 genomic window:
- a CDS encoding DUF389 domain-containing protein — protein sequence MLHLRIIAPADLSAAVAELLADDPGVAHLAVIPGAGRQPAGDLVLCDVVRESADRVLRRLQELGVEARGGISADDVELTLSEAAKRAARDAPGHGEDAVVWDEIAAKTGEQTVLTGTYLVLIMVATMIAGIGVLLDQPILIVGAMVVGPEFGPLAALCVALLRRNRRVVARSLQALAVGFLAAMVVTVLSTWALTAAGLVDRSMLLADRPLTDFIWRPDALSWVVGLLAGVAGMLSLTAKKSGSLVGVLISVTTVPAAANVAVAAAYGVWREAGGSALQLVINLAAIVLAGLLTLGVQRLWWWHVGRQVRRRTTRERVAGG from the coding sequence GTGCTGCACCTGAGGATCATCGCGCCGGCCGACCTGTCGGCGGCGGTGGCGGAACTGCTCGCCGACGACCCCGGCGTGGCCCACCTGGCCGTCATTCCCGGCGCGGGCCGGCAACCCGCCGGTGACCTGGTCCTCTGCGACGTGGTGCGGGAGAGCGCCGACCGGGTCCTGCGCCGGCTCCAGGAGTTGGGGGTCGAGGCGCGCGGCGGCATCTCCGCCGACGACGTCGAGCTGACCCTCTCCGAGGCGGCGAAGCGGGCGGCCCGCGACGCGCCCGGGCACGGCGAGGACGCCGTGGTCTGGGACGAGATCGCGGCCAAGACCGGTGAGCAGACGGTGCTCACCGGCACCTACCTGGTGCTCATCATGGTGGCCACGATGATCGCCGGCATCGGCGTGCTGCTCGACCAGCCGATCCTGATCGTCGGCGCGATGGTGGTCGGTCCCGAGTTCGGTCCGCTGGCCGCGCTCTGCGTCGCGTTGCTGCGCCGCAACCGGCGGGTCGTCGCCCGGTCCCTGCAGGCGCTGGCGGTGGGATTCCTGGCCGCCATGGTGGTCACCGTGCTGAGCACCTGGGCGCTGACGGCCGCCGGCCTGGTCGACCGGTCCATGCTGCTGGCCGACCGGCCGCTGACGGACTTCATCTGGCGACCGGACGCGCTCTCCTGGGTGGTCGGCCTGCTCGCCGGGGTGGCCGGCATGCTGTCGCTGACCGCGAAGAAGTCCGGCTCGCTGGTCGGCGTGCTGATCTCGGTCACCACCGTCCCGGCGGCCGCCAACGTCGCCGTCGCCGCCGCGTACGGGGTGTGGCGCGAGGCCGGCGGTTCGGCGCTCCAGTTGGTGATCAACCTGGCCGCGATCGTGCTCGCCGGGCTGCTCACGCTGGGGGTGCAGCGGCTCTGGTGGTGGCACGTCGGCCGGCAGGTCCGGCGGCGGACGACTCGCGAGCGGGTGGCCGGCGGCTGA